The DNA sequence TCTACGCGGTGCGCAACGCCGGTTGGGCCCAGTTGGTGGCCGGAGATAACCAGGAATTGCATGAGCTCCTGCCGGTAGCCTTTAAGGTTTCCGAAATGCGGCAGGTGATGCTGCCGTGCATGGTGATTGGCGACGGTTTTATTAAAAGCCACGCCATTGAAAATATCAAGGAGTTATCGGATGAGTTCCTGCGCTATTTTGTCGGACCGCCCAACCGGTTCTATCAGCCGAATTTTTCTTATCCCATCCTGACGGGTACGTTTACGGATACCGATCTGACCATGGAAGGGCAGATCGGCCAGGATTTTGCCTACCATTTTATGCGCAAGGCCTATATCGCTGCCATGAATGCCGCCAATAAGATTCTGGGGTCTAATCTCAAGGTGGTGGAGTGCTATCGCACCGAGGATGCCGACATGGTGGTCATAGTGATGGGATCGGCGGCCGGGGTGGTGAAAGACGTGGTAGATTACTACCGCGACGCCAAGGGCTACAAGATCGGGGTGGTGCGGCCGGTGTTGTTTAATCCTCCCTGTTATGAGGAGTTGGCCTACGGGGTGCGCAATGCCAGGGTTATTACGGTCTTGGAGCGGACCGGGACTACTCACAACCAGTTGATGTTGGCAGACCTGCAGGCGGCCTTGCAAATCTCCTTGCGGGCGGGGCGGGAAGGCAAGCCGGAACACCAGGTTTACGGCCGGACCTCCATGCCGACGTTGCTGCACGGGGTGTATGGTCTGGGCAGCAAAGACTTCAATAAATACGATGCTGCCGCGGTAGTGGAAAACATGGCGGCCTGCTTTGAGAAAAAGCGGGGCGGCTTTTTGCGGGATTTTTCCGCCGGAATCGAAGGTCCCTACACCTTGAAGCCGGCGCCGCTGCCCGGTTTTCCGGAGCGGGAACTGGGCATGACTTTTATCGGCATCGGTGCCGAAGGCGTCAAGACCGCCCTGGAATCAGCGGCGCTGATCTATGCCGAGGAAAGCGGTGGACACACCAATTACATCCAGACCGGGGCCCGCTATGGCGCCGCCCGCAAGGGGTCGCCGGTATTTATGAACCTGCGCATCAGTCCGTTGCCCATCCGCAACAGTTCGGAATTGACCGAACGGGACGTGCTGGCCTTCTTCAATGAGAAATTTTTAGAAGGCCAGATTCTGCGGGAATATGTGGGAGGACTGAAAGAAAATGGCCTGCTGGTGGTCAATACCCTAAAGGACCCGGAAGAAATTATGGCGGGATTTCCGCCTCAGGTGCAGACCCTGATTCAATATCGCAAGATTCGCTTAAAGGCTATTGACGCCACGTGGGCTGCACTTAAGCAGATGAAGAAAAACCTTCCCGGCGCGCCTATTCTGGGCCTGATCAACAAGGAAATGGGCATCCTGCCGGAAAAGGAATTCGAGGCGCGCTTTATCCGCATTCTGGAACGGAAATTAGGAAAGAAAGGTAAGGCGGTGTTGGACACCAACATCTCCCTCTTGCGATACGGGATCGAGAAAGCGGGAACGAGGGGGTTAGAAGGACTTAACGGCCTGGCGGCGATCGAAGCCTGCGGGGTGGGCTACAAACCGCCCCTAGCCGAGGACTTCGGCCTGACGCCTGGCTCCGCCGGGCTACCGGTGCAGGTCAAAGAAAAGGATGAACTGGGTGCCATTAAGCCCGTAAACCTCATTCCTAACTACCAGGAGATCTTTTATCTGGAGATGGTGCACCCGCTGATTGAAGGGCGCCGGATCAGTTGGGATCATTTCCTGCCGGTGGTGCCCGCCGCCACTACGAGATACCGGGACGTCAGCTTTATCGGAACGCAACTGCCGGTTTGGGACGCGGCCAAATGCACCGCCTGCGGTACGTGTACGGCGTCCTGCCCGGATTCGGCGCTCTTTTGTACCGTGACGGAACGGCCTATTCCGGAGGAATACGAACGTTTCTTCAAGGTATTTAAAAAACCGCCTAAGGGCGTGCCCTGGGAGCGGTTCGCCATGAATATCGATGCCGTTCCCAGCGCCTGCAAAGGTTGCGGGGTGTGTGCCGCCGTCTGCCCCACCAACGCCTTGCGCATGGTGGATAAGACCAAACTGACTGAACGCGATTTTCTGCCTGAACCCTGCAAGGACTATGATAATACCTATGGCCTGGCCCCGCACGTGCATCAGATGACCTTGATGCATCAGGCGCTGTTTGTTTTTTCCAAGATGTATCCCGGGAAACACACGCTATGTCCGGGGTGCAGTGAGCCGACCATCAACCTGCTGACTTTTTTTGCGGCAGAATCGCTGCGCAACAACCCTGAGGGGATTGCCACCTTCTACCAGGGGATCAAGATTCTTTCCGATAAAACCCAGCGGGCCATAGAGCATATGCTGGACTATGGGTTCAACATCTACACTATTAACGCCACGGGCTGCAACCAGGTTTCGGAGTTGGGGAATCCCTTCAACACCCGGATCTATCAGAGCGGGCATTATGGCTTCGGCACTGCCTCCGCGGCGGCGTTGGGCGCCAAGTTCAGCCTGGATCAAGCCTATGAGAACCGTTACAATAACGTCCTCACCAAGGTTATCGTCTTCGCCGGCGACGGTGCCATCTATGACATCGGCAACGGACCGTTTAACCACGCCCTCGGGGAAAACTTCGATATTACCTGGATTATCTATAACAACGAAGGTTATATGAATACCGGCATGCAGAAATCCGGGGCCACCCGATTCGGCAGCGACCGTTCCACTTCACCCTTCGGGGCTAAATTTGCCGGTAAGACAACCCTGCACCGCCGGGTTATCAGCCAGGCTATGGCCATTTCCCATGTCTACGCTGCCAAGTTGACTATTGACAATCCCATGTATGCTATTAAAATCTTGAAGGAGGCCATTGCCTATAACGGGCCGTCTATGGTCGAATTTTTCTCCTTCTGCCCGCAGGGTCATCAGAGCCACGACTGGGCCGGACCGCTCGTGTCCCGAATGATGGTAGAATCCCGGAAATGGCAGATAGCGGTGCGTCGGCCTTTCCAACGGGTTGATATCTCGGGCAACCCGGAACCGGAACAGATCTATCCCTCTGAAGGCAAGTCTTTCAAGAAGGGCATCAAACGGGAAGCCGCCACCTTCTATGATGTGGTAAGTATGCTGGGACAATATAACCAGCATATTAAGACCCAGGAGAGCGGCGTTATCCCGGAAATCGTCCGCATCAACGAAACCGTCAGCCTCTTCCGGTGGCTGCGGAACCAATACATGGCCGGCTACCGCGACACCATGCCCACCGAAGAGGAAGTGGAGCGTATCGTGGAAGAGCGCTACCAGTTGTAAATCCTAAAGGCGGGATGCACTTCTCCTTCCCACTTTGCGGCCTCTGGACTCAATGGGGGAGAGAAACACTATCTTTCCCCTTAATATTTTCTACCGACAGGAGGATGTCTCATGCAATTGCCTGATTATGTTCCTATTGTCGAAGTACAACGGATATGTCAGGAGCTTGGCATCCGGGACTGGACCCAGCTCCCTGATCCCCCTCAGGTGCTGCCGGACGAGGCGGAAAAAATTCTGCAGGTTGTTAATGTCGAAAAAATGGATATACCTTTGGAGGATTTTATCACCGGTTTGGAAGTGGAATTAGAACATGGAACGCGATTCAAGGATGCCAACGTCACCAACAACCACCCCATATTGACCGGCAAGATTGTCCTGGCTCACCTGAAGGAGACCATGGATTATTATCAACGGTTAGATATCGCGGAGCTCGAAGGCGATCTACTCAAGGCCATGGTCGCAAAAAAGTTCGATAAGGCTGAAAAGAAGTATCGGGCCCTCTTGAAGGCCCGGGCTGCCCTGGCGGTCTTGGAAGCCAAGGCATTTGCCTGAGAGAGCCCAGACGCCAAAATGCGGGCGATACCCTGACAACCTCATTATACGGCAGGACTTTCGGGTCTGGCCGGGACGGCCCGGCATCGAAATTTTAAGCCCCGGTAAAACTTGACAGGGGTCTCTTTTTCATTATAATAAATATTTTATGTTCATATAAGCCATCATGTTCTGACAAACACAACGAAGCATGAAAACAGAACCGTGGAAGCTGCTCACAATAATGCTTTTTTCTGCTCACGGCGCACTGTTTTTATATAAGCGACTGTGACCCAACCAGGCAAGCCAGTCACTACTACACCATGAAAAAAAAATCATCGTTCATCGTTTCCATTGAGCAGATAACCTGGGAGGGGATAGATCTACCGGTGTCGTTGGGACAGGAATGGTTTGCCCGGTGGCTTCAGGAGGCCCCGGACCTTGAGTTTTCTCTGGGGAAGCCTCTTACGGGTGTTGTCCATCTGGAAAAGCACGACGATGCCATTTTGCTGCGCGGCAATCTCCAGGGGGAGCTCATCTACACCTGCAGCCGCTGTTTGGACGTCTTTGCCGAACCTCTGAATTTAGCCTTTGAAATTTTTCTTAAGGGTTCCCAGACGGCAGTGCCGGATGAGGAAAGGGAACTCACCGGCGAGGAATTAAACGAGGACTATATCAGCGGTGAAGAATTAGATCTCGATATTTATCTGCGCGAGCAGATTCTCTTAGCCCTGCCCCTGAAGCCGCTGTGCCGGCCAGAGTGTGCCGGTTTATGTTGGCGCTGCGGAGCAAACTTGAATCGAGAGAGCTGTTCCTGCCGCTCTTCCGGTTTTAACCCCGCTTTTGCCGGGTTAGAGAAATTAAAACAGGATTGATTAACGAATTAAAGGAGTTTAAACCGTGGCCCTACCGAAACATCGCACTTCTAAATCCAAACGGAACATGCGGCGCTCTCACGACCACCTCACCCTTCCTCAAGTCGCCGTTTGCCCTCAGTGCGGCGAACCCCGGTTGCCGCATCACGCCTGCCCGCATTGCGGCGTTTATAAAGGCCGGTTGGTTATCCCCAAATCCGAGGAATAATGAGGTCAGGCCATGGATTACTTGCTGACGGAAGAACAGCAGATGCTCCAGGAGTTGGCCCTCCAGATCGCGCATGACCGCATCAAGCCGGTGCGGGCGGAGCTGGACGAACATGAAATTTTTCCGACTGAACTCATGCGGGATCTGGCCCAGGCCGATCTTTTTGGGGTGATTATTCCGGAGCAGTATGGCGGTTTAGGGTTGGGCTGCATGGAAAACTGTCTGGTATTGGAGGCTCTCAGCACCGGTTGTGTCGGGATTGCCACCACTTTTGCGGCCACCTTTCTGGGCGCCTACCCCTTCCTGCTGTATGGCTCGGAAGACCAAAAAAAGCGTTATCTGCCGCCCTTAGCCAAGGGAGACCATTTAGCCGCCTTTGCCTTAACCGAATCGCAGGCGGGCAGCGACGCCGGTGCTATCCAGACCATTGCGGTACGGGATGGCGACAGCTATATCCTCAATGGTACGAAACAGTGGATCACCAATGCCGGCGAGGCGGGTATCTATACGGTGATCGCCCTGAGCGACCGCAGCAAAGGAGCCCGCGGGGCCAGTGCCTTTATTGTCGAAGCCGATGATCCTGGCATCTCCTTTGGCAAAAAAGAACAGAAAATGGGCATCCGGGCCTCGGTAACGCGGGAGATTGTCTTCCAAAACTGCCGGATTCCGGCCAATCGCCTTATTGCCAAAGAAGGCTTCGGTTTTGTCATCGCCCTCAAGACCCTGGACTTTTCTCGTCCGGGGGTGGGCGCCCTGGCCCTGGGTCTGGCCCAGGCCGCTCTGGAGGAGGCGGTGATCTTTGCCCGAGAGCGCCAGCAGTTCGGACACCCGATCATCTCTTTTCAGGCGGTGCAGCATATGCTGGCGAATATGGCCACCCAGCTTGAGGCGGCCCGGGCACTGGTCTATGCCGTAGCTCGGGCTATTGATCATGATCCCAAAGAGTTTTCCAAAGAATCTGCCATGGCCAAACTATTTCCTACCGATATGGCCATGCAGGTAACCACCGATGCAGTCCAGATCCTTGGCGGCCATGGGTATATGCGCGAATACCCGGTGGAGAAGATGATGCGGGATGCCAAAATCTTGCAGATTTTTGAGGGTACCAACCAGATCTTGCGCAATGTCATCGGTCAGGCCCTTAATAAGGAATTCAGCAAAAAACGCTAAGGTGATGCGATTCATGGCCTTGCCGCTTTTGGTAACCTCGTAGCCGAGGCACCGCCAGCAATTATGAAGATTATTGTCTGTCTGAAACAGGTTCCCGAGAGCCAGGATGTACGCCTGGATCCGGCGACTCACAACCTGCAACGCGAGGGAGTCAAAAGTATCATCAACCCTTTTGACCTCTATGCCCTTGAAGAAGGTTTGCGGGTGCGGGAGCAGCAGGGCGGTGAAGTTATTGTATTAAGCATGGGTCCCCCCCAGGCCGAAGCGGCGCTGCGGGAGGCGCTTTCCTATGGTGCCGATCAAGCCTTTCTGTTATCTGACCGGGCGTTTGCCGGGGCTGATACGTGGGCCACTGCCTTCACCCTGGCCGCTGCCGTGCGCCGTCTGGGTGGCGCCGACCTGATCTTTTGCGGCAAACAGGCCATCGACGGCGATACGGCCCAGGTCGGGCCGGAAATGGCCGCTTTCCTGGATATTCCACATGTAGCCTGGGCCCGTAAACTGGTTTTTGTCAGGCCGGAGCTGCTACAGGTAGAGCGGTTGCTAGACCACGGCTATGACCGCGTCGAGGTTCAATTACCGGCCCTGATCACGATAGTCAAAGAAATCAATGAGCCCCGCCTCCCTTCTTTTAAAGCCAAGTTGCGGGCTAAATCTGCTACCATTCCGGTTTATGGCCTGGCCGATCTGTCGCTTGGCGAAGAACAGGTTGGTTTTAAAGGCTCTTTTACGAGGGTGGTGAAGGTTTTTCCCCCGCCGCCGCGCGGACAGCGGGAGATCTTAGCCGGTACCGCTACAGAGATGGCCGCAACTCTCTGGTCCCGGTTGCAGCAGTTGCAGCGGCGGTAGATAGATTGATAACTACTTGTTATTATAGTAACTATTAAGAGTTAATGTCTGTCATTATCAATCTCGAAAGGTGTACCGGGTGTGGGCAATGCCTGGATGCCTGTCCGTTTGGCCTGTTGTATCTGCTTGATGGCAGGCTTATGGTCGATGACGGCTGTACGCTCTGCGGCGCTTGTGTAGAGGTCTGTGAATACGGCGCTCTGAGCCTCCCTGCCACTGAGGCGGGGTCTTCGGAAGTTTATCGCCCTCATGGGGGCATCTGGATTTTTGCTGAGCAACGGGGTGGCCGCATGGCTCCGGTATCCCTGGAGCTTTTGGGGGAAGCGCGCCGTTTGGCGGCTAGGATGCAGGTTCCCGTAGCGGCAGTGCTTTTCGGCCACCAGGTCCAGGAGCTAACCGCCGGGTTGATTGCCGGCGGGGCCGATAAGGTCTATCTGGTGGATCATCCCCGCCTGGCGGATTTCGTTGAGGAACCCTATGCTGCCGCCCTGACGGCTTTGGCCAGGCGCGAGCAGCCTGAGATCATCCTGGCCGGGGCCACCTATTTGGGGCGGGCCTTCATTCCCAGGGTCGCTGCTCTGCTAGATACCGGCCTTACCGCTGACTGCACCGCCTTTGACCTCGAGACGGAGACCAACCTACTGCTGCAAACCAGGCCGGCCTTCGGCGGCAACATCATGGCCACCATCCTCACACCCCGGTCATATCCCCAGATGGCCACCGTGCGGCCTCGCGTCATGAAAAAACTTGCTCTGCAATCGGATCGGGAGGGAACCGTCATCCCGGTCAGATTGGAGGAGTTGGAACAGCCTTTCCGCTCTCGCTTTTTAGAGACGGTTTCCGAAATCACCGAAGCCATCCCCTTGGGCGAAGCCGAGGTTATTGTCGCCGGGGGGCGGGGACTGCAGGATGGCAAGAACTTCCAACTCCTTGAAGAACTGGCTGACCTCTTGGGAGGGGCGGTAGGAGCTACCCGGGCCGCAGTTGACGCTGGCTGGATTTCTTATCAGCATCAGATCGGCCAGACCGGGAAAACCGTGGCCCCGCGGCTCTATTTCGCCTGTGGTATTTCAGGCGCGGCGCAACACCTGGTGGGAATGCAGTCGTCGGATTTTATTGTCGCCATCAACAGTGATCCTCAGGCACCTATCTTTCAGATTGCCGACATCGGTCTAGTGGGGGATATGTTTGAGATCATTCCGGCTCTGATTCAACAGATCAAGGCCAGCCGCTGAGGCGGGAGCGCCACGGTGAGTTTACATTGGAATTCAAACAATTAGTTGGCAGGATAGGGTTGATTAATATATGCTACGATAGTCGGTTCAATGGATGTTTTTTCCCTTTGTCAGCTAAACAGCCGCTTATGAAGGAGCAGCCTTGAGTGATATACATCGCGTTGCACTGGTGACTGGCGCTTCACGAGGTATCGGGCGGGCTTGTGTCATCGCCCTGGCCCAACCTAAGATGATGCTCTACGTGAACGACGTGGCCAATTTTGATCAGGCGGCTGAGACCTGTGAACAGGCGCGGGCCCAAGGCGCCCAAGCCGAGGTGCTCGGTTTCAATGTTGCCGATCCTGCCGATGTTACCGCCGCCGTCGACACCATCGTTAAGAGTCAAGGCCGCCTCGATATTCTGGTCAACAACGCCGGTATTGCCAGAGACAATCTAATTGCCCGACTGAAAGAGCAGGACTGGGACCAGGTGCTGAACGTTAATCTGAAGGGCGCCTTCAATTGCATCAAGGCTGCCACCCGCCCCATGATGAAACAGCGGTGGGGCCGCATTATCAGCCTCTCCTCGGTGGTGGCCTTTATGGGCAATCCTGGGCAGGCCAATTATGCCGCCTCAAAGGCCGGGTTGGTGGGTTTAACCAAGGCCGCAGCCCGGGAGTTGGCCTCTCGCCAGATAACGGTCAATGCCATTGCCCCAGGTTTTATTGCTACCGACATGACCGCCGGGCTACCCGAAAAGATTCAAGCCGACATGTTGGCTCAGATTCCGCTCAACCGGTTCGGTGCTCCAGAAGAAGTTGCCGCGCTGGTTGCTTTCCTGGCTTCCGAAGCGGCCGGATATATCACCGGCGAAGTCATTCACATCAACGGCGGCTTGATTATGGCATAAGTTGTCAACCACCGGCGGAAGGGTTTTTATAAGCACTAAAGGCTGTTGCAGAATTCATTTTTCTTGCCGCGATCATTATGGCCTGGTGAAGAATATAACATTACTGCAAAGTCCGGATGCTTCACTAGGTGCAGGATGACAGAACCGGCTGGCTTGCAAGACCAGCAGGAGATTATACGTTCGAAGGTGCAATCAGCAATAATTTTCAAAAATATTATTTCACTGTGACGATTCAATCAGCTTAAAGAGGGAGGTAAAGACTGATGTCAGACATGGAAGAGCGAGTAATAAATATCATTGCAGACCGGTTGGGGGTTGATAAATCTGAAGTCGTACCCGAAGCTGCTTTTATTGATGACCTGGGGGCTGATTCTCTTGACCTGGTAGAATTAATTATGGCCATGGAAGAGGAGTTTGACTTGGAGATTGCCGATGAAGAAGCCGAAAAACTGAGGACTGTCCAGGATGTAATCAATTACATCAAAGCTCACTCATAAGCAGTTATTTTAACATGAACTGTGTCGTTTTAGGAGGATAAGGAGAGGATTTGGCAGCGCGCGCACGGGTCGTGGTCACCGGCCTGGGAATGATAACGCCATTGGGAATCGGGGTTAAGCCGACCTGGAGCGGTTTAATCGCCGGCAAATCCGGCATTGGACCGATCACTAGTTTCGACGCCACCGGCTTTGACACTACCATTGCCGGGGAAGTCAAAGACTTCCGCCCCGAGGAGTTTATCTCAACAAAATTGATTAAGCGGATGGACCGCTTTACGCAATTAGCGGTAGCGTCCGCAGTACAAGCGATGACGGATGCCGGTTTGGAGATTACCCCGGCTTTGCAGCCCCTGATCGGCGTTATCGTGGGCGTTGGTCTGGGGGGATTGGCCACCATTGAGAAATATCATTCCGTTTTACTGGAAAAAGGCCCTAAAAAGATCAGCCCCTTCTTCATTCCGATGCTCATCGCCAATATGGCACCGGGTATGGTGGCCATGCACTTTGGGGCCCAGGGGCCGAACACCTCCACGGTAACCGCCTGTGCTTCGGGAGCCCACGCTATTGGCGATGCCTTTAAGACCATCCAGCGGGGCGCGGCCCAGGCCATGATTGCCGGCGGCGTTGAATCGGTCATCACCCCCCTGGCGGTAGGGGGATTTAACGCCCTCAAAGCCCTCTCCACTCGCAACCACGAGCCTGAACGGGCTTCCCGTCCCTTTGATCGGGATCGGGACGGCTTTGTCATGGCCGAAGGCGGTGGTATCCTGATCCTGGAAGAATTGGAGTTTGCTCGCGCCCGCGGTGCTAGAATCTATGCGGAGATTGTCGGTTACGGGCTGTCCGGTGATGCCTATCACATGACCGCTCCCTCTCCCGATGGCGCCGGTGCTATTTTGAGTATCCAACATGCCCTAACCGATGCCGGCCTCACCCCGGAAGACGTAGATCATATCAACGCCCATGGCACCTCCACGGGGTTGAACGACGCTTCCGAGACTATGGCTATTAAAAGGGTCTTTGGGAAACGCGCCTACAATATTCCCATCAGTGCCACTAAATCCATGACCGGCCATCTCCTGGGGGGAGCCGGGGCCATAGAGGCGGTTATCTCGGTTCTGAGCCTGTTGCATGGTATCGCGCCGCCCACCATTAACTATGAAACCCCTGATCCAGACTGTGATCTTGACTACGTTCCCAATCGGGCCCGCTCCTTACCCATGCGGGTGATTATGTCCAATTCCTTCGGCTTCGGCGGTGCCAATGCCGTGCTAATATTTAGACAATTTAACGGATAGCGGTTATGGCAAACATCTTTTTAGGCTCGGATCACGCCGGCTTCGGGTTAAAAAAAGAGATCATCGATCTTTTGCAGAATATGTCCCTGTTCGTCCTGGATATGGGTTGCGATAGCGAAACCATTTCGGTTGACTATCCCCTCTATGCCAGAAAAGTGGTTGAGGCGGTTTTGGCGAATCCGGAGAATCGCGGCATTCTCATCTGCGGCACCGGGTTGGGCATGTCTGTTGCTGCAAATCGTTTCCCCGGCATTCGCGCCGCCCTCTGCCAAGAGCTCTATACTGCCAAGATGAGCCGTCTCCATAACGACGCCAATATTCTCGTGATGGGGGGGCGCATCGTCGGCAGCGGTTTAGGACGCGAGATCGTACGCGTCTGGCTCAGCACTCCTTTCGAGGGAGGACGCCATCAGGAGCGTCTCAATATCATCGATTCCTGGCACCCCGATCCCAAAGATCATTTGTAAGGTGAATATACATGAGTTCCTTGGCTCAGATCGACCCCGAGATCTATGCTGCCATTCAACAAGAAGAACAGCGCCAGCTTACCAAATTAGAGCTTATTGCTTCAGAGAATTTTGTCAGCCCGGCGGTACTGGAGGCCCAAGGTTCTATCCTGACCCATAAGTACGCTGAAGGCTATCCCGGACGCCGTTATTACGGCGGCTGTGAGCATGTGGACACGGCCGAAACCCTGGCGATCAACCGGGCCAAACAACTGTTCGGGGTCGAATATGTCAACGTCCAGCCCCACTCCGGCACCCAGGCCAACATGGCTATCTATTTTGCCTTTTTAAAGCCCGGAGACGCTATTTTGGGGATGGATCTGGCCCACGGCGGGCATCTCTCCCACGGTGCCGCAGTCAACTTTTCCGGTCAGCTCTATAGATCATTATCCTATGGCGTAAAGAAAGATTCAGGGGAGATTGATTTTGAGGGCATCGAGGCCTGTTTAAAAAAACACCGGCCCAGAATGCTGGTAGCCGGTGCCAGCGCTTACCCCCGGACCCTGGACTTTGAACGCTTCGCACAACTGGCCAGGCACTATGGCGCCCTTCTCATGGTGGACATCGCCCACATTGCCGGTCTGGTAGCAGCCGGACTGCATCCCTCGCCGACACCGTCGGCCGATTTCATTACCTCTACCACTCATAAAACCTTGCGCGGCCCCCGGGGGGGGCTGATTTTGGCCCAAAATCGGGAGATCGAGCTTCAGGGAAAACAAGAGTTTTATGCCCAGAGATTGGATTTCTACCTCTTCCCCGGTATTCAGGGCGGTCCTTTAATGCATACCATCGCCGCTAAGGCGGTGGCCTTTCAAGAAGCCCTGCGTCCCGCCTTTAAACGGTATCAGCAGCAGATTCTGCTCAACGCCCGCACCATGGCTGAAGAATTTCTCCAGCGGGGCTATAAGCTGGTAACCGGCGGCACCGACAATCACCTGCTCCTCATCGATCTGAGCAAGACCGGCCTCACCGGACAACAGGCCGAAATAGCGCTGGATCAGGCCGGTATTACGGTGAACAAGAATCGCATCCCCTTTGACCCGAGGCCGGCCAAAGTCACCAGCGGCATCCGTATCGGCACCCCAGCCCTCACCACCCGGGGGATGAAAGCGCCGGAAATGCGCCAGGTCGTTGATTTTATTCATCGGGCCCTCTCGGCACCCACCGATGTCAGCAGCCTGGAACATCTGCAGAAAGAGGTAAAAGACTTCTGCCGCACCTATCCCCTTTTCTCACCGGAATGGTATTGTGAGGTGCAGTGATCCGAGGACTGCGACGGGATATAGCATTTTACCCCTCACCCTGACCCGCTTCTCTCAAGGGGCGAGGGAAAATTAAAGGGAAGACCGTCTGACCACGTGCGTTGCCCTTATTGCCATAGCCTCAGGACCCGCGTCGCCAATTCCCGGCTCACCAAAGAGGCCAATGCCATCCGCCGGCGCCGGGAATGTCTGGATTGCAAACGACGCTTCACCACCTACGAAAAGGTGGAAGATAT is a window from the Desulfobacca acetoxidans DSM 11109 genome containing:
- a CDS encoding DUF5661 family protein; this encodes MQLPDYVPIVEVQRICQELGIRDWTQLPDPPQVLPDEAEKILQVVNVEKMDIPLEDFITGLEVELEHGTRFKDANVTNNHPILTGKIVLAHLKETMDYYQRLDIAELEGDLLKAMVAKKFDKAEKKYRALLKARAALAVLEAKAFA
- a CDS encoding electron transfer flavoprotein subunit alpha, coding for MSVIINLERCTGCGQCLDACPFGLLYLLDGRLMVDDGCTLCGACVEVCEYGALSLPATEAGSSEVYRPHGGIWIFAEQRGGRMAPVSLELLGEARRLAARMQVPVAAVLFGHQVQELTAGLIAGGADKVYLVDHPRLADFVEEPYAAALTALARREQPEIILAGATYLGRAFIPRVAALLDTGLTADCTAFDLETETNLLLQTRPAFGGNIMATILTPRSYPQMATVRPRVMKKLALQSDREGTVIPVRLEELEQPFRSRFLETVSEITEAIPLGEAEVIVAGGRGLQDGKNFQLLEELADLLGGAVGATRAAVDAGWISYQHQIGQTGKTVAPRLYFACGISGAAQHLVGMQSSDFIVAINSDPQAPIFQIADIGLVGDMFEIIPALIQQIKASR
- a CDS encoding electron transfer flavoprotein subunit beta/FixA family protein, giving the protein MKIIVCLKQVPESQDVRLDPATHNLQREGVKSIINPFDLYALEEGLRVREQQGGEVIVLSMGPPQAEAALREALSYGADQAFLLSDRAFAGADTWATAFTLAAAVRRLGGADLIFCGKQAIDGDTAQVGPEMAAFLDIPHVAWARKLVFVRPELLQVERLLDHGYDRVEVQLPALITIVKEINEPRLPSFKAKLRAKSATIPVYGLADLSLGEEQVGFKGSFTRVVKVFPPPPRGQREILAGTATEMAATLWSRLQQLQRR
- a CDS encoding thiamine pyrophosphate-dependent enzyme, producing the protein MESRINLLTLQMNLPYYNLKEKLGRKVEIDWQAEWERFDAKQLFDFDLATIPESQLESMRKRRDVLMDGNQGAISILTRLVDGLCGYPITPSTPIAETFARASSQGASNIFGHELMYFQPSDELSAISAVEAMACQGGRYADNTSSQGLLLKTKNLFSVAGKRLPVVMTVMAREVNKGSLSIHCGHTDFYAVRNAGWAQLVAGDNQELHELLPVAFKVSEMRQVMLPCMVIGDGFIKSHAIENIKELSDEFLRYFVGPPNRFYQPNFSYPILTGTFTDTDLTMEGQIGQDFAYHFMRKAYIAAMNAANKILGSNLKVVECYRTEDADMVVIVMGSAAGVVKDVVDYYRDAKGYKIGVVRPVLFNPPCYEELAYGVRNARVITVLERTGTTHNQLMLADLQAALQISLRAGREGKPEHQVYGRTSMPTLLHGVYGLGSKDFNKYDAAAVVENMAACFEKKRGGFLRDFSAGIEGPYTLKPAPLPGFPERELGMTFIGIGAEGVKTALESAALIYAEESGGHTNYIQTGARYGAARKGSPVFMNLRISPLPIRNSSELTERDVLAFFNEKFLEGQILREYVGGLKENGLLVVNTLKDPEEIMAGFPPQVQTLIQYRKIRLKAIDATWAALKQMKKNLPGAPILGLINKEMGILPEKEFEARFIRILERKLGKKGKAVLDTNISLLRYGIEKAGTRGLEGLNGLAAIEACGVGYKPPLAEDFGLTPGSAGLPVQVKEKDELGAIKPVNLIPNYQEIFYLEMVHPLIEGRRISWDHFLPVVPAATTRYRDVSFIGTQLPVWDAAKCTACGTCTASCPDSALFCTVTERPIPEEYERFFKVFKKPPKGVPWERFAMNIDAVPSACKGCGVCAAVCPTNALRMVDKTKLTERDFLPEPCKDYDNTYGLAPHVHQMTLMHQALFVFSKMYPGKHTLCPGCSEPTINLLTFFAAESLRNNPEGIATFYQGIKILSDKTQRAIEHMLDYGFNIYTINATGCNQVSELGNPFNTRIYQSGHYGFGTASAAALGAKFSLDQAYENRYNNVLTKVIVFAGDGAIYDIGNGPFNHALGENFDITWIIYNNEGYMNTGMQKSGATRFGSDRSTSPFGAKFAGKTTLHRRVISQAMAISHVYAAKLTIDNPMYAIKILKEAIAYNGPSMVEFFSFCPQGHQSHDWAGPLVSRMMVESRKWQIAVRRPFQRVDISGNPEPEQIYPSEGKSFKKGIKREAATFYDVVSMLGQYNQHIKTQESGVIPEIVRINETVSLFRWLRNQYMAGYRDTMPTEEEVERIVEERYQL
- a CDS encoding YceD family protein, which translates into the protein MKKKSSFIVSIEQITWEGIDLPVSLGQEWFARWLQEAPDLEFSLGKPLTGVVHLEKHDDAILLRGNLQGELIYTCSRCLDVFAEPLNLAFEIFLKGSQTAVPDEERELTGEELNEDYISGEELDLDIYLREQILLALPLKPLCRPECAGLCWRCGANLNRESCSCRSSGFNPAFAGLEKLKQD
- a CDS encoding acyl-CoA dehydrogenase family protein; protein product: MDYLLTEEQQMLQELALQIAHDRIKPVRAELDEHEIFPTELMRDLAQADLFGVIIPEQYGGLGLGCMENCLVLEALSTGCVGIATTFAATFLGAYPFLLYGSEDQKKRYLPPLAKGDHLAAFALTESQAGSDAGAIQTIAVRDGDSYILNGTKQWITNAGEAGIYTVIALSDRSKGARGASAFIVEADDPGISFGKKEQKMGIRASVTREIVFQNCRIPANRLIAKEGFGFVIALKTLDFSRPGVGALALGLAQAALEEAVIFARERQQFGHPIISFQAVQHMLANMATQLEAARALVYAVARAIDHDPKEFSKESAMAKLFPTDMAMQVTTDAVQILGGHGYMREYPVEKMMRDAKILQIFEGTNQILRNVIGQALNKEFSKKR
- the rpmF gene encoding 50S ribosomal protein L32 codes for the protein MALPKHRTSKSKRNMRRSHDHLTLPQVAVCPQCGEPRLPHHACPHCGVYKGRLVIPKSEE